The DNA region GGCTCCGACTGCGGCAATAACGAGCACAAAAATAAACTGCAATCCGATGTGGCCCAGGTTGCCAGCCGATAAAACCGTAGAAGAGAGTTCTGTTATATTTTTCCAGCCAAATGCAGGAACAGGCAATAACAGCCCTGAAAGCGATAAAATAATGGTTAAAGCACCGAGTATAACGACTACCCAGTCTTCATGAATGTTTAATTTTTTGGTTGCTGACATATGGTTGATTTTGTGTGTTTTAAATTTCAATAGAGAAAAGATCTTTTAACGCCCGTTTTGCAGCATGGTAGCCGCACATGCCATGCACCCCCCCTCCCGGAGGTGTAGAGGATGAACAGAGATAAAGCCCTTTTGCAGAGGTCCGGTAGGGTGAGCTTCTCAGAGCAGGGCGTGTAAAGATCTGCCCCAGGTCAATTACCCCGCCATTGATATCGCCTCCAATATAGTTCGGGTTATACGCTTCCATCTGGCCGGTATTCATGGTGTGCCTGGCCAGTATCCTGTCCCTGAAGCCCGGAGCAAACCGTTCTATCTGCTGTTCAATAGCAGCGGTCATGTCTTTTTCAGAGCCGTTGGGTACGTGGCAATAAGCCCAGGCCGTGTGTTTACCTTCGGGCGCCCTCGACGAATCGAACAGGCTTTGCTGTGCAAGTAGTACAAATGGTTTTTCGGCATGTTTCCCCTGCCAGCATTGCTGTTCAGATAAAGTAATTTCTTCGATGGTATTGCCAATGTGCACTGTACCTGCCTGCCGCGCCTGTGCCGCTGTAAAGGGAATGGCTTCGTCCAGGGCCCAGTCTACCTTAAAAACCCCCATGCCATAACGATACTTTTCCAGCTGCCATTTGTAAAGGGCAGAAAACTTGTGCCCTGCAATCTGCAACAGCTGTTTTGGGGTAACATCAAAAAGTATGGCTTTTGCCGAAGGCAGTTCATTCAGCGACCCGATAAACCTTCCTGTTTCAATCCTGCCACCTATGGCTATAAAATAGGAAGCCAATGCACTGGCAATGGCGGCCGAACCGCCCAGCGGGATGGGCCACCCTTTTAAGTGGGCTGCGGTCATCAGCACCAAACCTATAGCCGAGGTAGTAAGGTTAGCTAAGGGCTGTATGGAATGGGCAGCCATTCCTGCCCATAAGCCCCGCGCAGCCTGGGTTTTAAAACGCTTGGCCAGAAAAGAAGCTGAGGTAAGGGCGTTTAGCCCAAATCTGGCCATTGCCAGGGGATGTTTGGGAAAATGTAACGGTCCGAGCACATCAGCCGCAATATCGGGCCAATCCTTCACCAAAGGCTTTATCAGCTTCAGATAGGCTTGTTCATCCTGGCCCAGCAACCTGGCCGTTTCTTCCAGGGAAGAACTTAACACCGCCGCAGTCCCATCATCAAAAGGATGCGCAGCAGCAAGACCGGGATAGGCATACAACAAACCATGATCCTGCAGGGGCAGGGTATTCAAAAATGGTGAGCCGATGGCAAGGGGATGAATGGCCGAACAAACGTCGTGGACAAAACCCGGCAGGGTCAGTTCTGCAGACCTTAAACCGCCGCCAACTTCGGCTTTCCCTTCTATGATCAGTACCGACAGGCCTTCCTGTTGCATAGCAATAGCTGCAGCAAGCCCATTTGGACCCGAACCAACAACCACGGCATCAAAATCTGTTCTGTTCAATTCAATTGTTTTTATAGGAATGATTTCCTGTTAGCAATGGGTACTTTTTATTAGAACGATCTAAAATTACATAAATAGAATCTTTAAATTCATTGGTACCTGAAAGAATGATCCTGTTTTCTGATGGCCTCGAATAATGCAGTACCTGTTTCAGATGGCGGCCGGTCTTGCTTTTGTTCTGAAGGTATAATATATGGCCAACCGTATCAGCCCTGTAATAATACCAGTGCCTTCCCGACATTCCGCTCGATTCCCAGGTGATGTTCAGGTCTCTTTTTGCAGGGTCTTTCTTTTTATGTTTTTTAGGATCGCCGTATCTGCGGATATCGCCCTGCCAGTGAAAATGCCATTTCCCGTTGTACACCTCTGTGCGGCGGGGGTAACTTCCGGCAGCAAACATTTCTATATCCTGCGGGCGGTTTGCAAGCTTGATGCTGATGGATGACCAGTCTTCAAATGTAACATCATGCCATCGGATCGAATCCTGGGGCGTGTAAGGTAGCACCTTATTGTTTAGCTTAAATGTAGTCACCTCATACAGCCCTGCAGTGGCTTTCAGGCCCGGAGTATTCGGGATCTTGTAAAAGTCGTTATGGGTATAGCCATAAACTTCAAAAATGAAGAACAGCACCACAAATACAAAGTTGAAAGTATATTTAATGGTTAACCGGGCATATTTTTGCCAGGTTTTCTTAAACGCCGGGTAATCGTGTAAAATCTGCGTATCCCTTTGCTTTACAATAAGGCTCCAGATGCCGGGGATGTCGTGCCAGAGAATAAAAAGGGAAAGCATGGCCATAGCCGCACTGGGCACCTGCTCGCCAATATCATATGCATGATTAGAGATGGCAATGTTACCAAATACCACAAGGGTTATGGCCGCGCCAATACCTGTTGTACGTCTGAACAGCAATAAAAACCCACCGATAAATTCTGCAAACCCAAGGAATACTTCGTAGCGCGGTACTACACTAAGGGCTTCCCAATACAGCCGCTTGGCAAAAAAATCAATCATTTCCGTATTCCACAAACCCTCATACTCCCGTGGCATCTGCATCACAAACAGCTTTTTATATCCCCAGCCAATGCCAGCATAAGCTACACGGTAGCGGGCAAATACCCGAACCCAATAATACAGTACGCTATATTGCGTGCTCTTTTTATCCAAAGCGGTCCAAAGGAATCCCCCAATAATGGCAATGAGCAGGACAAAAGGAAAGTTGATATAGCTGGCAGCACCAAAAAAACCGTCTTCCGAAAATATATTGATGAACTGCGGGTTAAAAAAAGCCACCACTTCTGTCAGGTCCCGGTAGTTAAGGTGCGCATAATCAAAATTCCAGATCATCTGGTAAAAACCTGCATCAAGCGGAAACGAGAACAGGGTCACAAAAATGAACACAATTCTGAAAAGGATCTTCTGCGGTGCAGTCCAGGCTTTGTTGTGATGAAATGCCGCCGGCACTTGTCTGGCATCAGGCTTCCTGCTTGCGGGCTTTGCTGTTAAAGTTTCTGCGTACATAAATCTTGTTGGTTTTGATACAATGGATAAGTTTTATTCTTTCTGTTTAACACCACATATATGCTATCCTGGTATTCATTTCTACCCCACAAAATTATTCTGGATGCCGAAGGGCGGGAATAATGCAGGTCTAAAGTCTGCTGCCTGTAAACCTTGTTTTTGTTTTGTAAATGCAGGATTCGGTTGAGGGTGTCTGCTTCATAATAATAATGCCTGCGGCCGCCGCCGGTACCGGCCGATTCGTAGGTCCTGTCTATGTCCTTAAATTGTTTTCCCCTTCCGGCCTCACCGTGGATCATGAAAGTATGAAATACGGAAAAAGACAAGGTCGACCATTTTTCAAAGGTAACATCCTGCCATCGCAGGGAATCGAGGGGCGAATACGGGATAATTTTGTTGTTGATGCGGAATTCCGAAACTTCATACAAGCCCCTTGCATTTGCCAGTCCTGGCCGTGAAGGCACTTTGTAGGAGTCGTATTTGTAATTTTGCCAGTGCAGATAAGCGCTCGTGAGGAAGAAAAATCCGAATATAAAAACCTTAAACAAAATGCGCCCATACTTCTGCCATGGTTTGGTTAAAGAAGGATAAATGACACCTGGTCCTGAATTTTCCTCCCTTACAATGAGTTTCCAGACAGAAGGTAGGTACCGCCACAATACAAATGCCCCGCCCAGTGCATAAAATGAAGCTGCCAGATGTATTCCGCCGTCATATGCATGATTGGCAAATGCAATATTGCCAATCATGGCCACTGCCAGGGCGGCACCGATTGCCCTTGTTTTTCTGAAAAATAAAAAGAGCATGATGAGCAATTCTGCAAAACCAGCAAAAACTTCGTACCCCGGTACAAAACTAAATTGTATCCAGTAAAGCTTTTGTGCCACAAAGTCGCCAAAAGGTGTATTCAATTGCGTAAGGGCCAGCTCCGGCATCTGTGTAGGAAAGATCTTCGAAAAAGTAAGCCCTTGCAGCTGGACAATCATGGCGTAGCTGACACCTGCGCCTAAGAAATAATAAGCCAGGCTGTAATTCCTTTCCTTTCTGTCAAACACTGACCATAATGCTGCACCGGCCAGGCCCAGGACAAGCGCCAGCCCCCAGTTTACATAGCTGGCCAATCCAAATTCCCCGCTTTCGGGATAAATGGTCAGCATGCTTTGTTTAGATACCGGTATCCCACCGGTATCATTGGCGCCCGGTCGTGTTCCGGCAACCTTAATGGGGTCAAACGAGGAACCGCTAAGTTTACCGATATCCCTGATGTGCAGGTTAGCCCAATCGGTGCTAAACCATTGCCGGTAATAGGCCGTATTTAGCGGAACAATAAGTATAAAGAAGAAAATGAAAAATGTGCGAAAAAGATATTTTTCAATAGCTGTCCAGCTTTTCGATGTACTTTGCTGTTCAATCTTATTTGTTGCTTCCAGGTCCATCTTTTACAGTTTAATTGGTTTCCTGCGTCCTTCAAACAGCAGGTATTTTCTGTTGATCTTTTCCAGCACCGCATAAACTGAATCTTTTTTCCCGTTTACGCCTTGCAACACCAGGGTGGAGTCGTTCAGAAAATTGTATTTCAGGGAATAATGTTCAGACCGATAATGCTTGTTCTTATTTTTTAATTGAATCTGGTGCTGGGCAGTATCGGCAGTATAGCTATAATAAAAACGGCCACCTACACCCGCCGATTCATAATTCCGGTCAATATCATGCGCATAAAACCCATCGGCAATAGAGGTATCCAGCTTAACTGGTTTTGCAGTCTGAATGCTGATGGTAGCCCATTTTTCAAAAACAACATTCTGCCACCTGTTGGTATCTGTTCTGGAATAAGGAAGAACCTGGTTGTTGAACCTGAACTCGCGAACATTATAGTACCCATAACTGCCTTTTAAGCCCGCCGCTTTGGGGATTTTGTAGGGATGATGTTTATAATTGGCGTAAGTACTGAAGCCCAGCGCCACGATGAATAAAATGGCCAACCCTTTAAGCAAGCCCCTTATTTTTCCCAGGTTTTTACTCCACACGGGGTTAAACTTATTGGCCAGGGTATATTGGTGCAAAACCAGCAATTTGTACAGGCGGGGTGCATCGTAGGCAAACAATACCGCAGCAATTGTAGTCAGATAAGCAGCATATACCCCCTGCCCGGCATTATAAGCCAGGTTTGCGGCAAAAACATTTCCTGTAAAGCCCAGGATGATGCCTGCACCAAAAGTTGTGGTCTGCCGGAAAAGCAGCAGCAGCCCGGCAAATACTTCAACAGCGCCCAGAAAGATTTCGTAGGGCTGGGCAATCCCCAGCGTGTGAAAATAGATCTTCCAGGGAAGAAAGTCGCCATAATTGGTATGCAGGTTACTAAGTGAAGGATAGGGCATTTGCAAAGGGAACAACTTGATAAACCCAAACGCAATAATGCCTACAGCCAGGCGGTACCGCAGCATTACACGCAGCCAATAGTAAAGCTTATGGTAATCGGTGCTTTCTTTCTTAAGGATAAAAGGCCAGGCAATTGTTCCTGCAACAGCAATAATAAGGGCAACGGCCCAGTTTTCATATCCGCTTAGTGAAAAAAAACGGGGCGAATAGGTGGTTAGCTTAAACAGATCATAAAAAGACAGGTTTGCCCAATCCGTACCAAACAAATCACGGTAAAATTTCCAGTCTAACGGCACTGTGAGGATAAAAAAGTAAATGAAGAGCAAACGCAGCAGTACTTTGTAATTTGAACTCATGGCTTTGGTCTTTAAGGTTAATAATCTTTATTCTGTTCCAGGCTTGGGTCGAGCTGGATTTGTGTAACCGGTATTGGAAAAACATACTCATGATCTGCTACTTTGGTATTGGGGTCCAAAGCCTCCAGAACAGCTTTGGCCCTTCCGGTCCGGGCCAGGTCAAACCACCGGTGTGCTTCCCAGGCAAACTCTATGCGGCGCTCATTTTCAATGGCCAGCAGGATCTGTTCTTTGGTAACCGCAGCAGATGGTAAAATACCTGCCCGGTCCCGAACCTGGTTCAGGTCGGACAATGCCCCGCTGCCTGCCGACAGGTTGTTGAGCTGTGCCCTGGCTTCGGCACGGATCAGGTATATTTCGGCAATCCGGAAAATGTATGCAGGGTCTGTAGCATCTTTACGGTAATACAGGTTTCCAAACCAGTTGGTAATCCCGCTTTGTGTTACACTACCTATCAGAGCGCTCCTTCCGCCTGATATTGCAGGATCGTTTAATAGCTGCACAAATCTGTCATTGGGTGCATAGCGGTATTGCCCGCCGTTGGTAGAATGCTGCATCTGTACACGAATGGCATTGGGGTTCAGCACACTATACTGCAGTTCAAAGATCGACTCTTTGCTTGCGCTTACATTGTTGGCAAACCAGGCGCTGAAAGGTTTGACCAGGGTATAATCAGCTGTTTTATCAATCAGTTTGGTGGCATATTCTTCTGCCAGCAGCCATTCTTTTTTATAGAGGTGCAGCCTGGCCCTCAATGCCCAGACGGTACGTTTGGTTGCCCTTATCCGGTTTACCACATCCGGCAATAACAGTTCTGCATCTTCCAGGTCTTTCTGCACCTGGGCATAAGTCTGTTCCAGCGTGCTTCTTTTTACTTTAGGGCGGTTCTCTAACGATACTGTAGGTTCAAGAATGAGCTGTACACCGCCCCATGCCCGGGCAAGGTCAAAATAGGCCAGGGCCCTGATAAATTTAGCTTCGCCAATGTACTGGTTTTTAAGGGCGGGGGTAAGCAAAGGGTCTGTCACATTTGGCACTTTGCTGATCACATGGTTGGCGCGGTTGATGGTGTTGTAAATGGCAATCCAGGCTGTATTAAAGAATACTTCATCGGTTCTGAAATTTACATTTACCAGGTTGGCAGAACCACCTGTAGTCAGGTTTTTAATATCCCCGCTTGGAAAATAGCCCAGGGTTACATAGGTTTCACCATAATACCCTACGCTGCCCAATTGCCGGTAAACCGCCCTCAATGCGGTTTCACTGGAGCCTTTGTCGTATATCGGGTTTTCATCCGAAACAGCATTGACCGGCTCGGTGGTTAAAAAACGCTCACAGGAAGTTAAGGAGGTTATGGTCAATAAAAAGACAATATATTTTATAGATTTCATATCTGTAGTTCTAGAATTTATAGTGTAACATTTAATCCCAGTTGTACGGTACGCGGCTGTGGTGGCGTACCGTAATCATAGCCCTGGATGTTTTGTGTGCCAAGATTGGATTCCGGATCGGCCCCTGTGTATTTGGTGAATAACAACAGGTTACTACCGATCACATAGAACCTTAGCTTTTCAATTTTAATTCTCGAGGTAAATGCTTTGGGCAGAGTATATCCGAGGGTTAGCGACCTTAACCTTAAAAATGAAGCATCCTCAAAAAAGCGGCTGTTTTCCTGGCGGGCGTAATTGGCATCATTTAATTTTGGGGTATTGGTAAT from Pedobacter africanus includes:
- a CDS encoding RagB/SusD family nutrient uptake outer membrane protein, which produces MKSIKYIVFLLTITSLTSCERFLTTEPVNAVSDENPIYDKGSSETALRAVYRQLGSVGYYGETYVTLGYFPSGDIKNLTTGGSANLVNVNFRTDEVFFNTAWIAIYNTINRANHVISKVPNVTDPLLTPALKNQYIGEAKFIRALAYFDLARAWGGVQLILEPTVSLENRPKVKRSTLEQTYAQVQKDLEDAELLLPDVVNRIRATKRTVWALRARLHLYKKEWLLAEEYATKLIDKTADYTLVKPFSAWFANNVSASKESIFELQYSVLNPNAIRVQMQHSTNGGQYRYAPNDRFVQLLNDPAISGGRSALIGSVTQSGITNWFGNLYYRKDATDPAYIFRIAEIYLIRAEARAQLNNLSAGSGALSDLNQVRDRAGILPSAAVTKEQILLAIENERRIEFAWEAHRWFDLARTGRAKAVLEALDPNTKVADHEYVFPIPVTQIQLDPSLEQNKDY
- a CDS encoding phytoene desaturase family protein — protein: MNRTDFDAVVVGSGPNGLAAAIAMQQEGLSVLIIEGKAEVGGGLRSAELTLPGFVHDVCSAIHPLAIGSPFLNTLPLQDHGLLYAYPGLAAAHPFDDGTAAVLSSSLEETARLLGQDEQAYLKLIKPLVKDWPDIAADVLGPLHFPKHPLAMARFGLNALTSASFLAKRFKTQAARGLWAGMAAHSIQPLANLTTSAIGLVLMTAAHLKGWPIPLGGSAAIASALASYFIAIGGRIETGRFIGSLNELPSAKAILFDVTPKQLLQIAGHKFSALYKWQLEKYRYGMGVFKVDWALDEAIPFTAAQARQAGTVHIGNTIEEITLSEQQCWQGKHAEKPFVLLAQQSLFDSSRAPEGKHTAWAYCHVPNGSEKDMTAAIEQQIERFAPGFRDRILARHTMNTGQMEAYNPNYIGGDINGGVIDLGQIFTRPALRSSPYRTSAKGLYLCSSSTPPGGGVHGMCGYHAAKRALKDLFSIEI